Proteins from a genomic interval of Kitasatospora herbaricolor:
- a CDS encoding alpha/beta fold hydrolase, whose amino-acid sequence MSEEGGGSPIVAVARAAETASAGVSRAGLIGISVGVVAAGAAAGVAVERLTVGRAMRRRAREALDATASYGSLRGRPRTVAAPDGTELYVELDGSGWPGPVQVHPEEQKGPRRGWFARRRGEAGPVDRSGLPGLLAGSGALVRASSRRGFGGSAAPAGAPLTVVFCHGYCLSQDSWHFQRAALREGMRLVFWDQRSHGRSERSRSFLAGEPASIDQLGGDLKAVIDAVAPEGPLVLVGHSMGGMTVMALADRHPELFRERVAGVALVGTLASDWDSVTLGLPAFGAKVFRRVAPGMMKLLGRQVELVEATRRFGADFAAVFYRRFSFGTQDVDPGVARFAEQLLDATPIDVVAEFYPAFGRHDKHAALAAMRGIPALVLAGTRDLLTPPAHSEAIARELPDAELLLVENAGHLVMLERPELVDRRLAALLQQAVEYAGAAPLPPSVREAGQPE is encoded by the coding sequence ATGAGCGAGGAGGGCGGGGGAAGCCCGATCGTGGCCGTGGCCCGGGCCGCCGAGACCGCTTCGGCCGGCGTCAGCCGGGCCGGGCTGATCGGCATCTCGGTCGGCGTGGTCGCGGCCGGCGCCGCGGCGGGCGTCGCGGTCGAGCGGCTGACGGTCGGCCGCGCCATGCGCCGCCGGGCCCGGGAGGCGCTGGACGCCACCGCCTCGTACGGCTCGCTGCGCGGGCGCCCGCGCACCGTCGCCGCCCCGGACGGCACCGAGCTGTACGTCGAACTGGACGGCAGCGGCTGGCCCGGCCCGGTGCAGGTGCACCCCGAGGAGCAGAAGGGCCCCAGACGCGGCTGGTTCGCCCGGCGGCGCGGCGAGGCGGGGCCGGTCGACCGCAGCGGACTGCCCGGACTGCTCGCCGGCTCCGGCGCCCTGGTGCGGGCCAGCAGCCGCCGCGGGTTCGGCGGCTCCGCCGCACCGGCCGGGGCACCGCTGACCGTGGTCTTCTGCCACGGCTACTGCCTCAGCCAGGACAGCTGGCACTTCCAGCGCGCCGCGCTGCGCGAGGGCATGCGGCTGGTCTTCTGGGACCAGCGCAGCCACGGCCGCTCCGAGCGCTCCCGGTCCTTCCTGGCCGGCGAGCCGGCCAGCATCGACCAGCTCGGCGGCGACCTCAAGGCCGTCATCGACGCCGTCGCGCCCGAGGGGCCGCTGGTCCTGGTCGGGCACTCGATGGGCGGGATGACGGTGATGGCCCTCGCCGACCGCCACCCCGAGCTGTTCCGCGAGCGGGTGGCCGGCGTCGCCCTGGTCGGCACCCTGGCGAGCGACTGGGACAGCGTCACCCTCGGTCTGCCGGCCTTCGGGGCGAAGGTCTTCCGGCGGGTCGCCCCCGGGATGATGAAGCTGCTCGGCCGCCAGGTCGAACTGGTCGAGGCCACCCGGCGGTTCGGCGCGGACTTCGCGGCCGTCTTCTACCGCCGGTTCTCCTTCGGCACCCAGGACGTCGACCCCGGCGTGGCCCGGTTCGCCGAGCAACTGCTGGACGCCACCCCGATCGACGTGGTCGCCGAGTTCTACCCGGCCTTCGGCCGGCACGACAAGCACGCCGCGCTGGCCGCCATGCGCGGCATCCCGGCGCTCGTCCTGGCCGGCACCAGGGACCTGCTCACCCCGCCCGCCCACAGCGAGGCGATCGCCCGGGAGCTGCCGGACGCCGAACTGCTGCTGGTGGAGAACGCCGGTCACCTGGTGATGCTGGAGCGCCCCGAGCTGGTCGACCGCCGGCTGGCCGCGCTGCTCCAGCAGGCCGTCGAGTACGCCGGCGCGGCGCCGCTGCCGCCGTCCGTCCGGGAGGCCGGGCAGCCCGAGTGA
- the alr gene encoding alanine racemase has translation MTTAKTTGPATDTDADGRHHRAEATVDLAALRANLAALRERTGGPAVMAVVKADAYGHGALPCALAALEAGASWLGTATPEEALALRAAGIGPDRARILCWLWTPGGPWEQALRADVDVSVGGQWALDELLAAVRAGGVPARVHLKADTGLGRGGCQPHDWPALVAAARRAEAEGLLTVAGVWSHFAAADEPGHPSIQLQLDGFAAALAHAEAAGLRPEVRHLANSPATLLLPQSHYDLVRPGLAMYGLSPVPEVGGPADFGLRPVMSLTARLALVKEVPGGHGVSYGHHYTTPGTTTLGLVPLGYADGIPRHASNTGPVQIGGKWRTVAGRVAMDQFVVDLGGDVPAVGDEVLLFGSGEQGEPTAEDWARACGTISYEIVTRIGARVPRRYVGTVRG, from the coding sequence ATGACAACTGCGAAGACGACCGGGCCGGCCACCGACACCGACGCCGACGGTCGACACCATCGGGCCGAGGCGACCGTCGACCTGGCCGCCCTGCGCGCCAACCTGGCCGCGCTGCGGGAGCGGACCGGCGGCCCCGCCGTGATGGCCGTGGTCAAGGCGGACGCCTACGGCCACGGCGCGCTGCCGTGCGCCCTGGCGGCCCTCGAAGCCGGCGCGAGCTGGCTCGGCACCGCCACGCCGGAGGAGGCGCTGGCCCTGCGGGCCGCCGGCATCGGCCCGGACCGGGCCCGCATCCTGTGCTGGCTCTGGACCCCGGGCGGCCCCTGGGAGCAGGCGCTGCGCGCCGACGTCGACGTCTCGGTCGGCGGGCAGTGGGCGCTGGACGAGCTGCTCGCCGCCGTCCGCGCCGGCGGCGTCCCCGCCCGGGTGCACCTGAAGGCCGACACCGGCCTCGGCCGGGGCGGCTGCCAGCCGCACGACTGGCCCGCGCTGGTCGCCGCCGCCCGCCGCGCCGAGGCCGAGGGCCTGCTCACGGTGGCCGGCGTCTGGTCGCACTTCGCGGCCGCGGACGAACCGGGCCACCCGTCCATCCAGCTCCAGCTGGACGGCTTCGCGGCCGCGCTGGCCCATGCCGAGGCCGCCGGGCTGCGCCCGGAGGTCCGGCACCTGGCGAACTCGCCGGCCACGTTGCTGCTCCCGCAGTCGCACTACGACCTGGTCCGGCCGGGCCTCGCGATGTACGGGCTGTCGCCCGTCCCGGAGGTCGGCGGGCCGGCCGACTTCGGGCTGCGCCCGGTGATGTCGCTGACCGCCCGGCTGGCCCTGGTCAAAGAGGTGCCTGGCGGGCACGGCGTCAGCTACGGCCACCACTACACGACCCCCGGCACCACCACGCTGGGCCTGGTGCCGCTCGGCTACGCCGACGGCATCCCGCGGCACGCCAGCAACACCGGGCCGGTGCAGATAGGCGGCAAGTGGCGCACGGTCGCCGGCCGGGTCGCGATGGACCAGTTCGTGGTCGACCTCGGCGGCGACGTCCCCGCCGTCGGGGACGAGGTGCTGCTCTTCGGCTCCGGCGAGCAGGGCGAGCCGACCGCCGAGGACTGGGCCCGGGCCTGCGGCACCATCTCGTACGAGATCGTCACCCGGATCGGCGCCCGGGTGCCGCGCCGCTACGTCGGCACCGTCCGGGGATGA
- a CDS encoding NAD(P)H-hydrate dehydratase: MRHAHTVEQVRAAEAALMARLPDGTLMQRAVAGLAATCARLLAGARGRVYGSRVVVLAGSGDNGGDALYAGALLARRGAAVTAVLLDPAWAHPGGLAALRAARGLVLTDQEAGLAAFTGADLALDGIVGIGGRGGLRPPAQPYAAAPRPGTVVAVDVPSGVDPDTGEVPGVALRADVTVAFGTLKPGLLIDPGASYAGAVQLVGIGLDLPPAALTALQHPDVAALLPRPDTESDKYRRGVVGVAAGSARYPGAALLAVAGALRGGAGAVRYVGTAAEEVVRRFPEVLVTEGGPAGAGRVQAWVVGPGGGEGAERALREALASDVPVLVDADGLTELARLGPAALAGRTAPTLLTPHTGEAARLLAGADQGPPPQADGLAAARLRTAYRLASAYRATALLKGSTTVVAEPTGEARVNPTGTSWLATAGSGDVLAGLAGSLLAAGLAPLDAASAAAYLHGLAGRRAAGRGAPVTATDVARQLPAVWRDVHGGAAQARRGGRGGDPYARTDARPDPQPYARTNVRRPAAGSRPGGRH; the protein is encoded by the coding sequence ATGCGCCACGCACACACCGTCGAGCAGGTCCGGGCGGCCGAGGCCGCGCTGATGGCCCGGCTGCCGGACGGCACCCTGATGCAGCGGGCCGTCGCCGGCCTCGCCGCCACCTGCGCCCGGCTGCTCGCCGGAGCCCGCGGCAGGGTCTACGGCAGCCGCGTGGTGGTGCTGGCGGGCAGCGGCGACAACGGCGGTGACGCCCTGTACGCCGGAGCGCTGCTGGCCCGGCGCGGCGCCGCCGTCACGGCCGTCCTGCTCGACCCCGCCTGGGCCCACCCCGGCGGCCTCGCCGCACTGCGGGCCGCCCGCGGCCTGGTGCTGACGGACCAGGAGGCCGGCCTCGCCGCCTTCACCGGTGCCGACCTCGCCCTGGACGGGATCGTCGGCATCGGCGGCCGGGGCGGCCTGCGGCCCCCCGCACAGCCGTACGCCGCGGCGCCGCGGCCCGGCACGGTGGTCGCGGTGGACGTGCCGAGCGGGGTGGACCCCGACACCGGCGAGGTGCCCGGCGTGGCCCTGCGGGCCGACGTCACCGTCGCCTTCGGCACCCTCAAGCCGGGCCTGCTGATCGACCCGGGCGCCTCGTACGCCGGGGCGGTGCAGCTGGTCGGTATCGGGCTGGACCTGCCGCCGGCCGCCCTGACGGCCCTGCAGCACCCGGACGTGGCCGCGCTGCTGCCCCGGCCGGACACCGAGAGCGACAAGTACCGGCGGGGCGTGGTGGGCGTGGCGGCCGGCTCGGCCCGCTACCCGGGCGCGGCGCTGCTCGCGGTGGCCGGCGCGCTGCGCGGCGGCGCCGGCGCGGTGCGGTACGTGGGGACGGCGGCCGAGGAGGTGGTCCGGCGCTTCCCCGAGGTGCTGGTCACCGAGGGCGGCCCGGCGGGCGCCGGCCGGGTCCAGGCCTGGGTGGTCGGCCCGGGCGGCGGCGAAGGGGCCGAGCGGGCCCTGCGCGAGGCCCTGGCGAGCGACGTGCCCGTGCTGGTCGACGCCGACGGCCTGACCGAACTCGCCCGGCTCGGGCCCGCCGCCCTCGCCGGGCGCACCGCCCCCACCCTGCTCACCCCGCACACCGGCGAGGCCGCCCGGCTGCTGGCGGGCGCCGACCAGGGCCCGCCGCCGCAGGCCGACGGCCTGGCGGCCGCCCGGCTGCGCACCGCGTACCGGCTGGCCTCGGCCTACCGGGCGACGGCCCTGCTCAAGGGCTCGACCACGGTGGTCGCCGAGCCGACCGGAGAGGCCCGCGTCAATCCGACCGGCACCTCCTGGCTGGCCACGGCCGGCAGCGGCGACGTGCTGGCCGGGCTGGCCGGCTCGCTGCTGGCGGCCGGCCTGGCGCCGCTGGACGCCGCCTCGGCGGCCGCCTACCTGCACGGCCTGGCCGGCCGCCGGGCCGCGGGCCGCGGCGCGCCGGTGACGGCGACCGACGTGGCCCGGCAGCTGCCCGCCGTCTGGCGGGACGTCCACGGCGGCGCGGCGCAGGCCCGTCGGGGCGGGCGGGGCGGCGACCCGTACGCCCGGACGGACGCCCGGCCTGACCCGCAGCCGTACGCCCGGACAAACGTCCGGCGGCCCGCCGCGGGCAGCCGTCCAGGTGGGCGGCACTGA